A segment of the Nostoc sp. TCL26-01 genome:
TCGCTTGCCATTGAGAACCTTGAGAAACACCAGCTACCCGTCCATAAATTAAGGCTCCACTAGTAGCATTAGGGGGAGTAGGAGTTTTATCTCTTGGCCCAGCAAAGTTACCATTATTTAATAGAGCTTGCCATTCAGCTATAGTTGGCGCACGATCAGAACCATCAGGATTTTTCTTAGCAAACATGGCCAGACTAGCAGCATAAACTTTATCGCTACTCTTCAGTCGCAAAAAACTAGAACGTCCATTTATCGGCTTTTCTAAATTTCTTACAGGTATGGGATGATTGAGCAACATCCGGCTTTGTCCAGGAGGAATCACCAGTTTTGCTGGGAATTCAGCCTCTCGCACACCCCGAAGAACATCAGCTACAGCCCTTGCCCCTGGCCCTGAGTAGGCTTTACCATCGTTATTTTCTATGTAGGGGGGTAAGGTAACAAATGGTGCTTCTTGGAGTAAATAACTTGCTCCCTGTAAGACATCTACTGTGACAGGTTTGTTGCCAGGGTTATTGATAATTACACCGAGATATAAGGTTTGTAAATCTTTGGGGGTGTGGGTGTAATGGTGGGCAAATAAATCGAAGCGTCCCTGAAAAGGAAAATTGAGATGGGCTGTTGGGGTTTTTTTCCCATTGGCGGGGAAAGTAGAAAGTAAAATACCCTCAGTTTTGATCCATTCTGGGCTATTGCTGTTGAAGACTGGTGTATTATCTAATTTTCCAGGTAACGCTCTGACTTCTCCTGGTTGAACAATGACTTGGGGTGCTGGTTTGGGTGAAGTTTGAGCGAAACTTGTACTACCAGCAGCAAATAGAAGTATGAATATAG
Coding sequences within it:
- a CDS encoding DUF3370 domain-containing protein → MSAKLALPIFILLFAAGSTSFAQTSPKPAPQVIVQPGEVRALPGKLDNTPVFNSNSPEWIKTEGILLSTFPANGKKTPTAHLNFPFQGRFDLFAHHYTHTPKDLQTLYLGVIINNPGNKPVTVDVLQGASYLLQEAPFVTLPPYIENNDGKAYSGPGARAVADVLRGVREAEFPAKLVIPPGQSRMLLNHPIPVRNLEKPINGRSSFLRLKSSDKVYAASLAMFAKKNPDGSDRAPTIAEWQALLNNGNFAGPRDKTPTPPNATSGALIYGRVAGVSQGSQWQATLTDNPKATTLTIPPTGKGISYPLVTLRGGRLGTGQNQTAKMLVRYPDTAYEAHGNYGVEYNLSLPLKNQTNQTQKVTVTLETPLKEDQLSQGGIRFRKPSLDFPFFRGTVKLTYFDDQGQQKTRYVHLWHRTGQVLEPLVQFVMPPASRRNLQVDVIYPPDSTPPHVLTVRTL